One genomic segment of Centroberyx gerrardi isolate f3 chromosome 4, fCenGer3.hap1.cur.20231027, whole genome shotgun sequence includes these proteins:
- the LOC139921290 gene encoding uncharacterized protein LOC139921290, whose amino-acid sequence MGNRSSKRREAPANGAEAAATEQKAAEEPATTQQAEASVIPQGQEAVEPEKPAAAAEEEPGAAGAAASEPAEESAPEIKAESEPEAPAASAPLSDGEPEPVAKETPAQPEPEPEPLVSAGEPPAPEPEPKPVVEAQPVAAPEVAAEPAPEPVPEPEPTPEPEPVVEAVPEPLPEPVPEPVPAPAEALEQQADLMTQESLPEPDLSSAPLVDLGVPDLNSQPIDAPPAPAPASLDEPSDVPADGECQDAVEAEVNSTPVPEKPVETSESLEEPMEPEGEANSEQLVCDTNNEESVSGLLKHLDLTGNDLVSDLIPNDVKIPDDIAITDMSASTELM is encoded by the coding sequence ATGGGAAACAGGTCCAGCAAGAGGCGGGAGGCCCCAGCCAACGGCGCAGAAGCTGCTGCCACTGAACAGAAGGCAGCAGAGGAGCCGGCGACGACACAACAAGCAGAAGCCTCAGTGATACCGCAGGGTCAGGAGGCCGTGGAGCCAGAGAAACCAGCTGCTGCGGCGGAGGAGGAGCCGGGGGCGGCGGGGGCAGCGGCGTCTGAACCGGCTGAAGAGTCTGCACCGGAGATCAAAGCAGAGTCTGAACCGGAGGCCCCCGCTGCCTCAGCCCCACTAAGTGATGGTGAACCAGAGCCTGTGGCAAAGGAAACCCCAGCCCAGCCTGAGCCAGAACCTGAGCCTCTGGTCTCAGCCGGCGAACCCCCGGCCCCAGAACCCGAACCCAAACCCGTTGTGGAGGCACAACCTGTCGCAGCACCTGAGGTTGCCGCAGAACCAGCCCCAGAACCTGTTCCCGAACCGGAGCCTACCCCAGAACCAGAGCCTGTTGTGGAGGCAGTCCCAGAGCCACTCCCAGAGCCAGTCCCAGAGCCAGTCCCGGCCCCAGCAGAGGCTCTGGAGCAGCAGGCAGACCTCATGACCCAGGAGTCTCTCCCTGAGCCAGATCTTTCCTCAGCCCCCTTGGTCGACCTGGGCGTCCCCGATCTCAATTCCCAGCCCATCGACGCTCCTCCCGCCCCTGCCCCGGCCAGTCTGGATGAGCCGTCAGACGTTCCGGCGGACGGGGAATGCCAAGACGCCGTTGAGGCCGAAGTGAATTCCACACCTGTCCCGGAAAAGCCTGTAGAAACCTCAGAATCTCTGGAGGAGCCGATGGAGCCGGAGGGCGAGGCGAATTCGGAGCAGCTTGTGTGCGATACCAACAACGAGGAAAGCGTCAGCGGACTCTTAAAGCACTTAGACCTGACAGGAAATGACCTCGTCAGTGACCTCATTCCCAACGATGTCAAGATCCCTGACGACATTGCCATCACAGACATGAGCGCTTCCACTGAGCTGATGTGA
- the LOC139921293 gene encoding uncharacterized protein LOC139921293 has product MSDRHRVLPSWMATKEEKAKEKETLKTRKSRRVSRAAFYCMNEKELVEAAVSYLSNGACRDLGLLNDRQGAECVLDLNDSSTQVEDKAADTIVSKKEKPSNSKKKTERVTETLEDFFDSDAQETTYVSESDLDIAEVETVPYTGGPPHQRAEGQRSGPAQDHSAVVNAVKTEERSQTPADTADEDDAFRLVREIFFT; this is encoded by the exons ATGTCAGACAGGCACCGGGTGTTGCCGTCCTGGATGGCAACGAAGGAGGAGAAAGCGAAAGAAAAGGAGACACTGAAGACCAGGAAAAGCAGGAGAGTTTCGAG AGCTGCCTTCTACTGTATGAACGAGAAAGAGCTGGTAGAGGCAGCTGTGTCATACCTCTCCAATGGTGCCTGCCGAGATTTAGGTCTTCTTAATGACCGACAGGGGGCG gAATGTGTCCTCGACTTGAATGATTCCTCCACACAGGTCGAGGACAAGGCAGCAGACACCATTGTGAGTAAAAAGGAGAAACCCAGCAATtcaaagaagaagacagagcGAGTAACAGAGACGTTGGAGGACTTCTTTGACTCTGATGCCCAGGAGACGACGTACGTTTCAGAATCAGACTTGGACATCGCTGAGGTGGAAACGGTACCGTACACCGGCGGCCCGCCGCATCAGCGAGccgagggtcagaggtcaggaccAGCTCAGGATCACAGCGCTGTGGTGAACGCTGTGAAAACAGAGGAACGCTCACAGACACCGGCGGACACAGCAGATGAGGACGATGCCTTTCGGCTGGTGCGGGAAATTTTTTTCACCTGA
- the LOC139921266 gene encoding tripartite motif-containing protein 16-like, with the protein MESVPEPKTREEFLKFSCHLTLDPNTVNEHLSLSEGNRKVTETEEALPYPDHPDRFTVYYQVLCGEALSGTHYWEVEWTGGCVNVAVSYRDIRRTGDGVKCWLGGSEHAWSLVCVPSSSSVFHDMWEELVADPSPRVGVYLDHSAGILSFYSICSLGKMTLIHRVQTTFTQPLHPGFLIGDGSGLSILTPLESNQADAD; encoded by the exons atGGAGTCTGTTCCTGAGCCTAAAACAAGAGAGGAGTTCCTAAAGT tttCGTGCCATCTAACTCTGGACCCCAACACAGTCAACGAGCACCTGAGCCTGTCTGAGGGAAACAGAAAGGTGACGGAGACGGAGGAGGCGCTGCCCTATCCCGATCACCCGGACCGGTTCACAGTCTACTACCAGGTCCTGTGTGGAGAAGCTCTGTCGGGGACCCActactgggaggtggagtggacGGGCGGGTGCGTCAACGTGGCCGTCTCGTACAGAGACATCAGGCGGACGGGAGACGGAGTGAAGTGCTGGCTCGGGGGCAGCGAACACGCCTGGAGCTTGGTGTGTGTTCCCAGCAGCTCCTCCGTCTTTCACGACATGTGGGAGGAGCTCGTGGCGGATCCCAGTCCCAGAGTCGGGGTGTACCTGGACCACAGCGCGGGaattctgtccttctacagcaTCTGTAGTTTGGGCAAAATGACGCTAATCCACAGAGTGCAGACCACGTTCACTCAGCCCCTCCACCCCGGCTTTCTCATCGGGGACGGATCTGGCCTTTCGATACTGACGCCCCTGGAGAGCAATCAAGCCGATGCAGACTAA